One genomic window of Psychrobacter cibarius includes the following:
- a CDS encoding FAD-dependent oxidoreductase: protein MTHSFIKNPVKNQAHSAKRVGILGGGTAGATIAIRLAALGLETYVFEKNKSLIDGPPMCHLHAGGNLYREIPDEDCVSLLKQCIDILRLYPYTIDVRPTVFAVPTRDEGLPEDLLPRLDILTDAYRKLIAEDANNKVLGEPENYYQLYSHEQLIALSEREQVTVPRSVDEWMIPVAKYLDLNKVKFPLIVVQEYGWNIFRLAASAQLALADYEHAHVFTDTQVKQVMPVDCENCSNADHHVTKWRIDYQRAASSETQLTTKFATENTTESIEVDYLINACGFRTGVIDDMVGVKVTRMVEFKSSYITHWDDTGGQIPEIIVYGSRGTPEGMAQLTPYPGGYFQIHGMSKFITLFDDGLVASSKDSAQPKLPPQYVHYIEDGWDKAPLQARSQQAIDYVAEFVPTFHSARTVGNALYGGQQIPGQDDTLRVADVSLYSNIRYARAENVKASSTLIAADQIVDELTELGLIDHDTPANRNRYAHNWSYLTKHDSMAIDEVARTLAEQRGFPLAMADVNHGIGETTLKGFNTVNDAGATEI from the coding sequence ATGACTCACTCTTTCATTAAAAACCCAGTGAAAAACCAAGCGCACTCTGCCAAACGCGTCGGTATTCTTGGTGGCGGTACGGCAGGAGCAACCATTGCTATTCGCCTTGCGGCATTGGGGCTTGAAACTTATGTATTTGAAAAAAACAAATCGCTGATTGATGGTCCACCGATGTGTCACTTGCATGCTGGCGGCAATCTATACCGTGAAATCCCTGATGAAGATTGTGTGTCTCTCCTCAAACAATGTATTGATATATTGCGCCTTTATCCTTATACCATCGATGTTCGCCCAACAGTATTTGCTGTGCCAACCCGCGATGAAGGCTTGCCAGAAGACTTGCTACCACGTCTTGATATCTTGACTGATGCGTATCGTAAGCTTATCGCCGAAGATGCTAATAACAAAGTGTTGGGCGAACCTGAAAACTATTATCAGCTTTATAGCCATGAGCAACTCATTGCGCTGTCAGAACGTGAACAAGTCACTGTGCCGCGGTCAGTTGATGAATGGATGATACCAGTCGCTAAGTATTTGGACTTGAATAAAGTCAAGTTTCCACTGATTGTCGTGCAAGAGTACGGCTGGAATATTTTTCGCTTGGCGGCCTCTGCGCAATTGGCATTAGCAGATTATGAGCATGCACACGTCTTTACCGATACACAGGTTAAGCAAGTCATGCCTGTTGATTGTGAAAACTGCTCAAACGCAGACCACCACGTCACTAAATGGCGTATTGATTATCAACGAGCTGCCAGCTCTGAAACTCAGCTTACAACCAAATTTGCAACTGAAAATACAACTGAATCTATCGAAGTGGATTATTTAATCAACGCTTGCGGTTTTCGTACGGGCGTCATCGACGATATGGTCGGGGTCAAAGTCACGCGTATGGTCGAGTTTAAATCGTCTTATATCACCCACTGGGATGATACTGGCGGACAGATACCAGAGATTATCGTTTATGGCAGTCGCGGCACACCTGAAGGCATGGCACAACTCACGCCTTACCCCGGTGGTTATTTTCAAATACATGGCATGAGCAAATTTATCACGCTATTCGATGATGGATTGGTGGCCTCTAGCAAAGACAGCGCCCAACCTAAGCTGCCGCCGCAGTATGTGCACTATATCGAAGATGGCTGGGATAAGGCACCGTTACAAGCGCGTAGTCAGCAAGCGATTGATTATGTAGCGGAGTTTGTACCGACCTTCCATAGCGCACGTACGGTCGGTAACGCGCTATATGGTGGGCAGCAAATACCCGGTCAAGACGATACGCTGCGAGTGGCTGATGTCAGCTTATACTCTAATATTCGCTATGCTCGAGCGGAAAACGTCAAAGCATCCTCGACTTTGATTGCTGCCGACCAAATCGTTGATGAATTGACTGAACTTGGCTTAATCGATCATGACACGCCAGCCAACCGCAATCGTTATGCTCATAATTGGTCGTATTTGACAAAACACGATAGCATGGCGATTGATGAAGTCGCGCGTACACTGGCTGAGCAACGAGGCTTTCCATTGGCAATGGCTGATGTGAATCACGGTATTGGCGAGACAACTTTAAAGGGTTTCAACACGGTTAATGATGCAGGTGCTACTGAGATATAA